The following proteins are encoded in a genomic region of Sphaeramia orbicularis chromosome 2, fSphaOr1.1, whole genome shotgun sequence:
- the mbd5 gene encoding methyl-CpG-binding domain protein 5 codes for MNGGKDCEAGDERQAVPVQVPIGWQRKAEHGGGVAYISPSGSVLSSLEQVKTYLLTDGTCKCGLECPLILHKVFNFDPGAAVKQRTAEDVKADEDVTKLCIHKRKLLAVATLHKSMETHPPLTLTSPGGGTSSVGTAHSTTQRAIRTKPHDGMPNAVGPDCKNPFKMMMAAGQQQQQQQQQQRLYPPQEMGGAQQPELYSGYQRQQRVGSGEPGPKSPYRAGYGGMLSPPPSSAKLYGDGSQSPSADTLGSPEGFPRTNPCGFPGGSSPGSASIHGNTRTPLSPPSVMLHGSPAGQPSCAMTGRTSTPLSPTATAKSPVMNMNMPRGNFPPGMDMPRAAFHHKAQPPVHPVPPPPSCALQKRQLTSEKDPLGILDPIPNKPVSQPPANVPNPSNFQPNIHSQVPVMNVNIPPPAIVPLPSNLPLPTVKPGPVGHGGHVQRTQQAGPASSMSPSPVTSPVHMAGPAHGRMEASPHRSRSSSTSSDHGNFAMPSGHQAPCGTMKVPPRSPRSAMGSPRPAMPSSPSTNKNDPLHQYKDSQLLSGMGNSIGSQQHSNPMYSPTSSSSSSSSSLANPSASQKGHPGLLGMPLNQILNQQNAASFPASSLLSAAAKAQLANQNKLNAAGSSAAGMAGGGVGMAGMGTGGGGNGGGSGHPGSISGPRGMEGHSTLNPMLPPNSTMLLNTPEGQSGRAALRDKLMAQQRDPLRKRKQSSGSAAVNHDNSNNMVYNMLNKPGMGGPHMPGPSATEQLRKVGRLGNLPPNTSMAQLLQSMSCQSSHNLAGNSHRPGLSPQGAAQLHYNDATSMVPGGPQQNLLVQQRLRGPADAMQHMDSGGHLGSRQGQFPDMMTQMQASSMSNCGPMGPGGGPVGPDGMPLGRSNTNPPPLSHPGPHPAQQNLLHGMGRTNMGVMPHGGGDGSCTQTIPDPGNPSSLGCSMGGRQPHANTSGGQMYQQQVHQGMQQGVAPHPAYQGQQHFSDNPSYSDNNSANASSMACLYQNYQQGMLQHPQFGDGQQPQAEGPPAGTPCSDRGPGGGPEAVDAIYRAVVDAASKGMHVTITTTVSGTTQASPVPALSAMSAFTASIGEPVNLPQAVSAVLHGHQEGEAIPQQARPRQVRRAHKNMDPGKSTPDGPEGNDYFRSPGRGTPRGQWDGEAQHGAGFDAHSNNSAWGGEEFLECSTQVRSSPCMERPASLAPAPPCSTEGSNDHSLALAHEKAFLDDGYRFNNCNRTPASYKERLEQTVERCAHINGATPHFNTRGYGEVLGPPRQELTGDDQSPSSSTSLEGPLATAKDYSHYNGHFNGMAPSPSDTKSLSSEEDLRQPDSPSSELLHYRSRTFNMGELVWGQLKGFPPWPAKLAGDEQVHSAALQLREQAKVEPEKLKTLTHDLEALDRAAKRGLKPGKLNNHLEAAIHEAMSELDKMSGTIPSRDRQVKLPKPKRRKISR; via the exons GTGTTCAACTTCGACCCAGGGGCGGCTGTCAAGCAGAGGACAGCAGAGGATGTGAAAGCAGATGAAGATGTCACCAAACTCTGCATTCACAAGAGGAAGCTGCTGGCTGTGGCCACACTGCACAAGAGCATGGAGACGCACCCACCTCTGACGCTGACCAGCCCAGGGGGAG GTACATCGTCTGTAGGAACTGCGCATTCCACGACTCAACGAGCAATAAGGACTAAACCCCACGATGGCATGCCCAATGCTGTTGGCCCAGACTGCAAGAATCCTTTCAAGATGATGATGGCAGCtgggcagcaacagcagcagcagcagcagcagcaacggcTGTATCCACCCCAGGAGATGGGTGGAGCACAGCAGCCAGAGCTCTACTCTGGGTACCAGAGGCAGCAGAGGGTGGGCAGTGGGGAGCCAGGCCCTAAATCCCCTTACCGTGCTGGATATGGAGGCATGTTGAGCCCACCTCCATCCAGTGCGAAGCTGTATGGAGATGGCTCTCAGTCTCCCAGTGCAGACACTCTGGGCAGCCCCGAGGGCTTTCCTAGGACCAATCCTTGTGGGTTTCCTGGAGGCAGCAGTCCTGGCTCAGCCTCCATCCATGGGAACACTAGGACACCTCTTTCCCCACCCAGTGTAATGCTCCATGGCTCCCCAGCAGGCCAGCCATCCTGTGCAATGACAGGGAGGACTAGCACGCCCCTATCCCCAACGGCCACTGCCAAAAGCCCTGTCATGAACATGAACATGCCGAGGGGGAACTTTCCCCCTGGTATGGATATGCCCCGTGCTGCGTTCCACCACAAAGCCCAGCCCCCTGTGCATCCCGTACCACCTCCTCCATCTTGTGCCCTTCAGAAAAGGCAGTTGACTTCTGAAAAAGACCCCTTAGGTATCCTGGACCCTATCCCAAACAAACCTGTTAGCCAGCCCCCTGCCAATGTCCCAAATCCCTCCAACTTCCAGCCTAACATCCACTCTCAGGTACCAGTGATGAATGTAAACATACCCCCTCCCGCCATTGTACCCTTGCCAAGCAACTTACCTTTACCCACAGTGAAACCGGGGCCTGTGGGACACGGTGGCCATGTTCAAAGGACTCAACAAGCTGGTCCGGCCTCCTCCATGTCCCCCTCCCCTGTCACTTCCCCTGTCCACATGGCCGGACCTGCTCATGGGAGGATGGAGGCCTCCCCCCATCGCTCTCGCTCGTCCTCCACTTCCTCTGACCATGGGAACTTCGCAATGCCCTCGGGGCACCAAGCTCCATGTGGCACTATGAAGGTCCCCCCTCGTTCCCCCAGGTCAGCTATGGGCTCCCCCAGGCCTGCCATGCCCTCCAGCCCTTCCACCAACAAAAATGACCCACTCCACCAGTATAAAGACTCGCAGCTTCTGTCCGGGATGGGAAATTCAATTGGCTCCCAACAGCACAGCAACCCCATGTATTCccccacctcttcctcctcctcatcatcctcttcTTTAGCCAACCCCAGCGCTTCCCAGAAGGGCCACCCAGGACTCTTGGGGATGCCCCTCAACCAGATCCTCAACCAACAGAATGCCGCTTCCTTCCCCGCCAGCAGTCTCCTGTCAGCCGCAGCCAAAGCACAGCTAGCAAATCAAAACAAACTCAATGCTGCTGGCAGCAGCGCTGCTGGCATGGCTGGTGGTGGTGTTGGGATGGCAGGCATGGGTACAGGTGGAGGAGGCAACGGAGGGGGCAGTGGGCACCCTGGCTCTATAAGTGGCCCTCGAGGCATGGAGGGACATAGCACTTTAAACCCCATGCTCCCACCAAACTCCACCATGCTGCTCAACACTCCTGAGGGCCAAAGTGGTCGGGCGGCTCTGAGAGACAAGCTAATGGCCCAGCAGAGGGACCCACTTCGCAAACGCAAACAGTCATCAGGCAGCGCTGCAGTAAACCATGACAACAGTAACAACATGGTGTACAACATGCTGAACAAACCAGGCATGGGTGGACCCCACATGCCTGGGCCTAGTGCCACTGAACAGCTGCGGAAAGTGGGGCGACTCGGAAACCTTCCCCCAAACACCTCGATGGCTCAGCTTCTCCAGTCTATGAGCTGCCAGAGCTCCCACAACCTGGCTGGGAACAGCCATCGTCCAGGCCTCAGCCCCCAAGGAGCTGCTCAGCTTCACTACAACGATGCCACGTCCATGGTCCCTGGTGGCCCTCAGCAGAACCTCCTCGTGCAGCAGAGGCTGCGTGGTCCAGCAGATGCCATGCAGCACATGGACTCTGGGGGCCACCTGGGGTCTCGCCAAGGCCAGTTCCCTGACATGATGACCCAAATGCAGGCCTCATCTATGAGTAACTGTGGGCCAATGGGGCCTGGAGGTGGACCAGTGGGCCCTGATGGCATGCCACTGGGACGCTCCAACACTAACCCCCCACCTCTGTCGCACCCTGGCCCCCATCCTGCACAGCAGAACCTCCTTCATGGTATGGGAAGGACTAACATGGGGGTGATGCCACATGGAGGCGGTGATGGAAGCTGTACACAGACCATCCCTGACCCAG GGAACCCCTCCTCCCTCGGCTGTAGTATGGGTGGCAGGCAGCCTCACGCCAACACCAGTGGAGGTCAGATGTACCAGCAGCAGGTCCATCAGGGTATGCAGCAGGGCGTGGCCCCCCACCCAGCCTACCAGGGCCAGCAGCACTTCTCTGATAACCCATCCTACTCAGACAACAACAGCGCCAACGCCAGCTCCATGGCCTGCCTCTACCAGAACTACCAG CAGGGGATGTTACAACATCCGCAGTTTGGTGATGGGCAGCAGCCCCAGGCTGAGGGGCCTCCTGCAGGTACCCCGTGCTCTGACAGAGGTCCTGGCGGCGGCCCAGAGGCCGTGGATGCCATCTACAGAGCCGTGGTAGATGCTGCCAGCAAAGGTATGCATGTCACCATAACGACCACAGTGAGCGGGACCACACAGGCGAGCCCCGTGCCTGCCCTCAGTGCCATGAGTGCCTTCACTGCCTCCATAGGGGAACCGGTCAACCTTCCCCAAGCGGTTAGTGCAGTCCTGCATGGGCACCAGGAAGGGGAGGCGATACCCCAGCAGGCCAGACCGAGGCAGGTGAGACGGGCTCACAAGAACATGGATCCAGGGAAGAGCACTCCAGACGGTCCTGAGGGCAATGACTACTTCCGTTCCCCTGGCCGTGGGACACCCAGGGGGCAGTGGGACGGGGAGGCGCAGCATGGGGCCGGCTTTGATGCTCACAGTAACAACAGTGCCTGGGGTGGTGAGGAGTTTTTAGAGTGTTCAACCCAAGTGAGGAGTAGTCCTTGCATGGAGCGTCCTGCCAGCCTGGCCCCTGCACCGCCCTGTTCCACTGAAGGCTCAAACGATCACAGCCTGGCTCTGGCCCACGAAAAGGCCTTTCTCGATGATGGCTATCGCTTCAACAACTGCAACCGGACACCTGCCAGCTACAAGGAGCGGCTGGAGCAGACGGTAGAACGCTGCGCCCACATTAACGGCGCCACCCCACACTTCAACACCAGGGGTTACGGAGAAGTTCTGGGCCCCCCACGGCAGGAGCTAACGGGGGACGACCAGTCGCCCAGCTCCTCCACCAGCCTGGAGGGACCTCTGGCTACAGCCAAAGACTACAGCCACTACAACGGCCACTTCAACGGGATGGCGCCCAGCCCCTCTGACACAAAGAGCCTGAGCAGTGAGGAGGACCTGCGGCAGCCGGACTCTCCCTCCTCGGAGCTGCTTCACTACCGGTCCAGGACCTTTAACATGGGAGAGCTGGTCTGGGGCCAGCTGAAGGGCTTTCCACCCTGGCCCGCCAAACTGGCTGGGGACGAACAAGTGCACAGTGCTGCTCTACAGCTACGCGAGCAGGCCAAG GTGGAGCCAGAGAAGCTTAAAACACTAACACACGACTTGGAGGCACTTGACCGGGCTGCCAAAAGAGGCCTGAA ACCGGGAAAACTGAATAATCACTTGGAAGCTGCTATCCACGAGGCCATGAGCGAGCTGGATAAAATGTCGGGCACA ATCCCATCGAGGGATCGTCAGGTGAAGCTCCCCAAGCCTAAGAGGAGGAAGATATCCAGATAA